Below is a window of Flavobacterium sp. N2820 DNA.
TTTTTATAAAAAAACCAAAAACATTTCAAATTTCAATAAAGGTGAAGGTTTACCAGGAATAGTGTGGAAAAACCAAAAACAAGAAATATGGAATAAAACCAAAATGGAAGAAAAATTCCTTAGAAATGCAGCTGCAAAGGCAACTGGCATTAACTCTTCCATGGGAATTCCTCTTTTTAACAACAACAATATAGAAGCCGTTTTAGTAATTCATTCCAACGAAGATCTCACAAAAGACAAAACCAAAATAACTCCTTTTTTACAAATTAAAAATTTTCTTGGAGCAGAAATCCACAGAAAAAGACAAGAAGAAATGCACCTTTTGATGTTTCAAGCTGCACCCGATATTGTGGCAATTGCCAACAATAAAGGGTATTTCAAAAAAGTCAATCCCGCATTTTGTGAATTATTAGGCTATACTGAAGAAGAAATTGCTGCAAAACCTTTTACTTACTTCTTGCATCCAGACGATGTAAATAAAACCCACAAAGAATATAACGAAACCATATCTGGTGAACGAAATGCGAATAACTTTACAAACCGATACCGCACAAAAAACGGAGAATACAGGTGGATTTCTTGGAGCTCTTCTGATGTTTTTGGTGACGACAACGCCGCATTCGCATACGGCAAAAACATAACTGATATTACCGAACTAAAATTATTATTTGAAAAAACAGCTACTCTAGCCGAAATTGGAAGTTGGGAATATGACACCACAACACCCAATGCCCCTTTTTACTTATCAAATGTAATACACGATATTTTAGAAATTAGCGCAGAAACAAAAATCGACATCAAACAATTTGTGGAATTAATCCATAAAGAAGACCGCATTGCTGTCTCAAAAAAATTGAACGATTTAATAAAAAACAAAAATGACTTTGACAGCGAATTCAGAATAATTACACCACAAAAAAATACGAAGTGGGTGCGTTGCATTGGGAAAATAAAAAAGAATCATGCACTTAAAGACCATAAAATAATTGGAAGTGTTCAAAATATTACCAAACAAAAAACAAACGAACTAGAACTTGCCAAGAAAAACAACTACTTAGAAGCCATTACCGAAATTATTACCGAATTGTTGCAATCTAATGATTGGTACAACTCGTTAAACAACGTGTTAACTATTACAGGAAACGCTATTAATGTTGATCGGGTTTACTATTTTGAAATGAATAAAGAACTTGTAAATGGTAAACAAACTTGTAGTCAAAAAATAGAATGGACAAAAGATACTGCTTTCGCACAAATTGAAAATCCGCTTTTGCAAAATGTTTCGGTAGAAGACTTCAAGCCCTTTTTCTGTAAATTAAATAAAGAACAATTATTTTCTGCCATTACAAGTCAAGTCGAAGATGAAAAGTTTAAAGAAGTTTTAGCGCTTCAAAACATAAAATCTTGTTTGGTTCTACCGATTATGATTAATGACATTTTAGAAGGTTTTATTGGTTTTGATGATTGCAATGAAGAACGCTTATGGACCGTAAGTGAAGTTTCTTTTTTACACAACATCACCTCAAATTTAGCAGCTACTATTCAAAGAAAAAACACCCAAAAAGAATTACAAAACACACTAATTGAACGCAACAATATTCTTGAAAGTATTGGAGATGCCTTCTTTACATTAGACAACAACTGGCGAATTACTTACTGGAACAAAGAATCTGAGCGCATAGTTGGACAAAATAGAGATGAATTATTAGGTAAAGTCTTTTGGGAGGCCTTTCCTAATTTAGTGGGAACTATATATGAAGAAAATTATAAAACCGCTGTAAAAACGGGAAAAAGTATTTACTTCCAAGATTATTTTGAATTCTTAAACATTTGGTTAGACATCAGTGCTTATCCATCAGAAAATGGGCTTTCGGTGTATTATAAAGACATTACTAAAACAAAAAAACACGAAGAAGATCTACGTGCCTCAAACGAGCGTTTTGAAAAATCTACTTTAGCCACAAACGATGCCATTTGGGATTGGGACATCAAAAAAAACACATTATATCGAGGCGATGGTTTCACCCGACTTTTTGGTTATGAAGTACCTAAAAAGATTGGAGACATCAATATCATCGAATTAATAAAAAGTCGTGTACACGACAAAGAAGCTACGAAAGTAATTCAATCCTTAAAAAAAACAATTCTAGACCCACAAAAGTACAAATGGGAAAAAGAATACCTCTACAAAAAAGCAAATGGTAAGTATGCCGCAGTAATAAATAGGGGTATTATTATTCGAAAAGAATCTGGAGAAGCCATTCGAATTGTGGGTGCTATTCAAGATATTACGCAATTAAAAGAAAACGAAGAATCACTAAAATTATTAAACAAAAAACTAGAAACACAAACCAAAGACCTAATCAATTCCAATAAGGAATTAGAGCAATTTGCCTATATTGCATCGCACGATCTTCAAGAACCGTTACGAATGGTGACCAGCTTTTTAACGCAGTTAGAAAATAAATATGCTGAAAAACTAGATGACAAAGCCAAACAATACATCGATTTTGCAGTAGATGGTGCAAACAGAATGCGTACAATTATTTTAGATATTTTAGAATACTCCAAAGTAGGAAAAAATGACGAAGAAGAAAGAAACGCAATTGACCTCAATACCATCATTAATGATGTAATTAAAATGAATCAACAAAAAATAGACGAAACCAATGCTGTAATACAGTTTGATGATTTACCTACCATCAATGGCTACAAATCACCGTTGATTCAAATTTTTCACAACTTAATTGGTAATGCCATAAAATATCAAAAACAGAACCACCACCAGCCCATAATCTCCATAACCTATAAAAAAAGCAGCAAATTTTGGACCTTTACAGTAACCGATAACGGCATCGGAATTCCCAAAGAATACCTTCACAAAATATTTATAATTTTTCAAAGATTACACACGAAAAATGAATATGGTGGAACAGGTATGGGACTTGCCATAGTAAAAAAACTAGTGGAAAGTCTTGGGGGTAAAGTTGGCGTTATATCTGAAATAGAAAAAGGCAGCTCTTTTTATTTTACAATACCTAGAAAATGAAACTATTTAAAAAAATATTTAAAGCACTAGACTATTGGACCAACCAATTAGCCTTATTAGCCTTTTTGGCAATGTTTATCATTACCCAAACCATTGCATTTAAAATTTTTACCATTGAAAAAGAAAATGAAACCTTATTAGTCAAAGAAGAAGCCAATCACATCAAAAACCAGCTAGAAAACGCTATTAATTACAGCCATAATGCCGTAAAAATAATTGGATTCATTGCAGAAAAAAACCTTCAAGACGAAAATTTTGATATCGTTTCTAAAGATTTATTAGCAAAAAATGAATTCATTGATGCCTTGCAATTAATTAAAGACAGTACCATTATTAAAACCTATCCTTTAAAAGGAAATGAACCCACAATAGGATACAACATTGCTTCAAACAGATTGCATAAAATTGCCATTCTAAAAGCAATACAAGGCAATAGAATCTTTTTTGAAGGTCCTATTAATCTAATTCAAGGAGGCGTAGGTATCGTGGGTAGAGAACCCATCTATAAAAACAATAAATTATGGGGTTTTTCAGCCGTCTTGATAAAACAAGAAACGCTTCATAAAGCAATTGGAATAGACAGTACAGGAAGTAAAAAAAGGTTCCAATATCAAGTAACCGGAAAAAATAAAATCGATTTTTTTAATAACAATATCGACTTCAGCGAAGGAATTACACACAAAACCTATATCGCTTCCGGAGATTGGTTTTTACACGTAAAACTAAAAGATCCAAATTTTAAAAATAGAGCCATGGCTTTTAGTGCTTTTGGGTTACTATTAAGTATAATTGTAGCTTTTTTTATCAGAGAATTAGCCATACAACCCGTTAAATTAAAAAAACTAGTGGATGAAAAAACGAAAGATTTAGAAAAATTAAACACTATTTTAAACCAAAGAGCCGACGAACTTTCATCAACCAATAAGGAATTAGAATATTTTGCCTACATCATTTCGCACGACTTACAAGAACCTTTGCGAATGATTTCAAGCTTTCTATCGTTATTAGAAAAAAAATACAATGATGTTTTAGATGAAAAAGGAAAGAAATACATCTTTTATGCAGTTGACGGAGCTAAAAGAATGAAAACCATCATCTTAGATATACTAGAATTTTCAAGAGTTGGAAAATACAATGAAGAACCCACAGCAATTAATGTAAATGATTTAGTGCAGGAAATTGTAGGATATCATAGAAATGCAATTGACAACAAAAAAGTAATTATTACTTATGAAAACTTGCCCACTATTACTTGCTTTAAATCACCAATAACGCAAATATTTCAAAACTTAATCAGCAATTCCATCAAGTATGCCAAAAAAGATGAAATTGTTAACATAAGTATCAAACAATTTGAAGTAGACAAAGACCATTGGGGATTTGCTGTAGAAGATAACGGGATTGGAATTGAAGAACGATATTTTGAAAAAATATTCATTTTGTTCCAACGATTAAACATTCGCCAAGATGATTCTGGAAACGGAATTGGATTGGCTATCATAAAAAAAATAGTAGAAAACTTAGGCGGTAAAATTTGGGTAACCTCAGAAATCAATGTAGGAAGTACCTTTTATTTTACGATTGCTAAAAACGTTTAAAAGGATGTAAAATGAAACAAGAATTAAAAGTAACTTTTCTATATTGCTTGGTTGGAATCCTTTGGATTTTAGTTAGCGATGAAATCATCTCAACCTTTATCAGCGAAAGCGATATGGAATCGATGATTTATTTTCAAAATGTAAAAGGCATTTTTTACATCGTTGCAACGGGCCTAATGTTATATGTGCTACTAAAAAAACACAATGACGCAATGAACCTCAAAATCAATGAGCTAAAAAAATATGCCAATGAATTAGAAACAACAAACCATGAATTAGCGCAATACATCAACTTAGCGTCTCACGACTTACAAGAACCAAGTAGAACGGTAATTAGTTTTTTAACTTTTTTAGAGAAAAAATACGACAATCAAATCGATGAAAAAGGAAAAAACTACATTCATTTTGCAGTAGAAGCAGCCAATAAAATGCGCCAAATTATATTAGACTTACTCGAATATTCTAAAATCTGTAAAAATGACAACCTCGAAAAAGTAAATCTTAACAGTATTATCAAAGAAATCAAAAATCAGTTTCAGGATAAAATTAAAGAGACGAACACAACAATAATAGTTGAAGATTTACCAACAATCAATACAGATGCAACATTAATACAAATTATTTTTAAAAACCTAATTGACAATGCAATTAAATTCAAACAAGAAAATAAACCGCTAAGCATTCATATTGAAGCAATTGACAAAAAAGACGAATGGCTATTTAAAATAAGTGATAACGGAATAGGAATTGAGAATGAATATTTTACTAAAATTTTTGTGCTTTTTCAAAAACTAAATCAAAAAGACACTACAGGCACTGGTAGCGGCTTAGCAATTACAAAAAAGATTGTAACCAATCTAGGAGGCACTATTTGGGTGAAATCGGTGGTAAATAAAGGGAGTGATTTTTATATAAAATTGCCTAAAAATGAAAAAAAATAATCCCTTAAACAATTGACAATAAGTGATTTTAAAAAATCGTAGAATTAATTCTACACTTTTTATGAAAAAGTAATAGATATTTTGTATCTTTAGGCTTAACAACTGCCCCCAATTAAACAACACATTCATGAAAAAAGCAAAAATTCTACTTGTAGAAGATAACGAAGGAGATATCGTACTTACTACAGAAGCGTTTGAGGAAGCTGATTTTAAATCCAACCTAATCGTAGCAAGAAACGGTAAAGAAGCCCTCAATTATTTATCAATGGAAGACCGTACCACTAGTTTAAACTTACCTGATTTAATCCTATTGGACATCAATTTACCACTATTAAATGGTATTGAAGTGTTAAACCACATCAAACAAAACAAATTTACAAGACACATTCCGGTTATAATTTTAACTACATCATCCTCATCAAATGATATAAACGCTACCTATGATAATCACGCCAATTGTTTCATTACAAAACCAGCAGACATTACTGTGTTTTTTGATGTAATAAACTCCTTAGGGAAATTTTGGCTACACATTGTAAAATTACCTACCCCTAAATAAAATGTTGAAAGACAAGAAAAATTATACGTTACTAGTAGTCGAAGACAACTTAGGCGATTTCATTTTGTTTGAAGAATATTTAAACGAAAAAATCGAAAACCCTACGCTTTTTCATTTTCAAACATTTAAAGACTTGTTTGATTTTAAAGAACGTATTACGACTGCTATTGACATTATTTTTCTGGATCTTTCACTT
It encodes the following:
- a CDS encoding PAS domain S-box protein, with the protein product MTFKKSKSKLILDVNSRAMSFPNDDNASLIISLKDVTEQKESENKLALSEKRFKSLVQEGSDMTAIVDSKGIYSYVSPNYFSILGYSETDLVGKCAYYFMHPDEVDFLVNEFKKLEYQPRVKPPYYRFKRKDNSWAWVRSVGTDLRKEESIGGFVINSVEISDLIQSQNTLQKSNEKFELINKITRDVIYEWEMKADQFHWEESFSRIFEYAALNKPKNFLEWLQLIHPQDREQYHTNWKNFITNPKENKWVAEFRLKKNNNTYAFVEENAFIIRDIAENVIKKIGVLRDVSDKKVQELEKRIQNEISSYFKEDKKLNHILDDVLNFLTNEPFFLASEIWVLDINKEKVKLMAWHAKNSKTENFYKKTKNISNFNKGEGLPGIVWKNQKQEIWNKTKMEEKFLRNAAAKATGINSSMGIPLFNNNNIEAVLVIHSNEDLTKDKTKITPFLQIKNFLGAEIHRKRQEEMHLLMFQAAPDIVAIANNKGYFKKVNPAFCELLGYTEEEIAAKPFTYFLHPDDVNKTHKEYNETISGERNANNFTNRYRTKNGEYRWISWSSSDVFGDDNAAFAYGKNITDITELKLLFEKTATLAEIGSWEYDTTTPNAPFYLSNVIHDILEISAETKIDIKQFVELIHKEDRIAVSKKLNDLIKNKNDFDSEFRIITPQKNTKWVRCIGKIKKNHALKDHKIIGSVQNITKQKTNELELAKKNNYLEAITEIITELLQSNDWYNSLNNVLTITGNAINVDRVYYFEMNKELVNGKQTCSQKIEWTKDTAFAQIENPLLQNVSVEDFKPFFCKLNKEQLFSAITSQVEDEKFKEVLALQNIKSCLVLPIMINDILEGFIGFDDCNEERLWTVSEVSFLHNITSNLAATIQRKNTQKELQNTLIERNNILESIGDAFFTLDNNWRITYWNKESERIVGQNRDELLGKVFWEAFPNLVGTIYEENYKTAVKTGKSIYFQDYFEFLNIWLDISAYPSENGLSVYYKDITKTKKHEEDLRASNERFEKSTLATNDAIWDWDIKKNTLYRGDGFTRLFGYEVPKKIGDINIIELIKSRVHDKEATKVIQSLKKTILDPQKYKWEKEYLYKKANGKYAAVINRGIIIRKESGEAIRIVGAIQDITQLKENEESLKLLNKKLETQTKDLINSNKELEQFAYIASHDLQEPLRMVTSFLTQLENKYAEKLDDKAKQYIDFAVDGANRMRTIILDILEYSKVGKNDEEERNAIDLNTIINDVIKMNQQKIDETNAVIQFDDLPTINGYKSPLIQIFHNLIGNAIKYQKQNHHQPIISITYKKSSKFWTFTVTDNGIGIPKEYLHKIFIIFQRLHTKNEYGGTGMGLAIVKKLVESLGGKVGVISEIEKGSSFYFTIPRK
- a CDS encoding ATP-binding protein — encoded protein: MKLFKKIFKALDYWTNQLALLAFLAMFIITQTIAFKIFTIEKENETLLVKEEANHIKNQLENAINYSHNAVKIIGFIAEKNLQDENFDIVSKDLLAKNEFIDALQLIKDSTIIKTYPLKGNEPTIGYNIASNRLHKIAILKAIQGNRIFFEGPINLIQGGVGIVGREPIYKNNKLWGFSAVLIKQETLHKAIGIDSTGSKKRFQYQVTGKNKIDFFNNNIDFSEGITHKTYIASGDWFLHVKLKDPNFKNRAMAFSAFGLLLSIIVAFFIRELAIQPVKLKKLVDEKTKDLEKLNTILNQRADELSSTNKELEYFAYIISHDLQEPLRMISSFLSLLEKKYNDVLDEKGKKYIFYAVDGAKRMKTIILDILEFSRVGKYNEEPTAINVNDLVQEIVGYHRNAIDNKKVIITYENLPTITCFKSPITQIFQNLISNSIKYAKKDEIVNISIKQFEVDKDHWGFAVEDNGIGIEERYFEKIFILFQRLNIRQDDSGNGIGLAIIKKIVENLGGKIWVTSEINVGSTFYFTIAKNV
- a CDS encoding sensor histidine kinase — translated: MKQELKVTFLYCLVGILWILVSDEIISTFISESDMESMIYFQNVKGIFYIVATGLMLYVLLKKHNDAMNLKINELKKYANELETTNHELAQYINLASHDLQEPSRTVISFLTFLEKKYDNQIDEKGKNYIHFAVEAANKMRQIILDLLEYSKICKNDNLEKVNLNSIIKEIKNQFQDKIKETNTTIIVEDLPTINTDATLIQIIFKNLIDNAIKFKQENKPLSIHIEAIDKKDEWLFKISDNGIGIENEYFTKIFVLFQKLNQKDTTGTGSGLAITKKIVTNLGGTIWVKSVVNKGSDFYIKLPKNEKK
- a CDS encoding response regulator — its product is MKKAKILLVEDNEGDIVLTTEAFEEADFKSNLIVARNGKEALNYLSMEDRTTSLNLPDLILLDINLPLLNGIEVLNHIKQNKFTRHIPVIILTTSSSSNDINATYDNHANCFITKPADITVFFDVINSLGKFWLHIVKLPTPK